The nucleotide sequence TATTCATCGTCGTATTCCTCTTCGTATTCTTCCTCGTAGTAAGCCTCTTCTTCCTCCACACTCTCAGCTGCACTGGGCAGGATGGGAGTTTCCGCCAGCATTTCCCAAGGGGGACGACCGACGCCGAACAGTTTTGTCAGGATACTGGTGGAAACCTCGATCAGGCGGGTTTCGGCTTCATCTGCAGCAATAATATCCCCACCCACAGAGACAATTTCGCTCGCCTGCATGGCGTAAGTATTGACTATGAACCCTGGCAGCAGGGGCAGGCCGAGGGCCGACAGGTGAATGTTAGCGATATCTCCTGTTTCGGGGTCGAAGGTGAAGTCTTTGACACTGCCCAGTCGCGTCCCCGTTTCGGTGACCACTTTGCTGCCGATCGCCTTGACCAGATCGCTCAAATCGTAGTCTTCAAATACGGCTTCAGTATCAATCAAGATGGCATCTTTACCCAATCGCACGCGCTCGCCCAAGGCCATCGTGCGGGAGAGGCTGGAGAAAGGACTTTCTCTCACGCTCAAAGCCACCACTTGCTGCTGTTCTAGGTCCACCCAGACATCGCTGACTAGGCCCACCTGTGCGGCAGTGCTTTGGTCAATAACTGGAGTCCCTAAAAGTTGAAAGCGACTGCGAGGTTCCAAAGCCGTCGTCATGACACGTACCTAATCTCGACTGCAATCAAAGGTAAAGCAAAATCAGGGTCAAGGGAAGCCGCCGCGATTTGGGAGTGACTGGAATCGCAGCGAGGATCGAAAGCTTTTAGGTGAATGTCTTCGATCGCCTTTCAGCTTTTGAAATAGATGGAGCAGTAGGGCAGAATTAAGTCTAAATATTGGGATTTGCGCGATCTTTGGGTCAAACCCTTTGCTGTCCCGGGCTTTATGCCATCGATTGAACTTTTTATGGAGACTCGATGGTGGCTCGACAGATTGGAGAACTGGGTTTGAACTGCCCTCTGCTGGGGGAGTTGCTATTAGAGTTCGAGCTGATAGTCGAGTCCCAATTAGTCGAGGCTTTGCAAGCGTCGCAGCGCAGCGATCGCCGCTTGGGAACCGTGCTAATAGAGCTCGGCTACGTGACGGAGGAGGCGATCGCCAACTCCCTGCAAAAGCAACAAGAGATGTGTAACGGCCCGCAGTTATTGGGCCAGTTGCTGCTCCGACACCACCAGGTCACCCAAGAGCAGCTCCAAGCCGCGCTGCACGAATCAAAGCAGTCCGGGCAGCTTTTGGGGGAGGTGCTGGTGGCCCGAGGAATCTTAGCTGAAGAAGATGTTCGAGACCGCTTGCTAGAGCAATTTTGGCGGGCGAAGGGGTTTTGGGTGATTGCTTGAGGGCGATCGCCCGCAGACAGCATTCTCTCTGCCACAGCTAACCGGAGATGGGGACCTATTGCGACTAGACTAGTTGCAGGTCATTTTGGCACGCGAGCAGTTGAGGCATACCCTTGACCGAAAACCGTCCCCTGACTCCCACCGTCGAAGCACGAGCGGAGCTGCGGCAACTGGTGCGCCAGCAGTTGGAAATGCTGCTGGAAGAGGGCAATTTGCAGGGGGCGAAATCCCTGCTCGTTCCCGTGCGGCCTGCCGATATCGCCGACGCGATTGAAGGGCTGTCAGAAGCTAAACAGCAAGCGATCGCCTTTCGCCTGCTTTCCAAAGATGAAGCGATCGAAGTTTACGAGCAACTGGACTCCACCGTACAGCAGACGCTGATTGAAGACTTCAAGC is from Synechococcus sp. PCC 7336 and encodes:
- a CDS encoding PRC-barrel domain-containing protein, yielding MTTALEPRSRFQLLGTPVIDQSTAAQVGLVSDVWVDLEQQQVVALSVRESPFSSLSRTMALGERVRLGKDAILIDTEAVFEDYDLSDLVKAIGSKVVTETGTRLGSVKDFTFDPETGDIANIHLSALGLPLLPGFIVNTYAMQASEIVSVGGDIIAADEAETRLIEVSTSILTKLFGVGRPPWEMLAETPILPSAAESVEEEEAYYEEEYEEEYDDEYEEEEELAEEEEIYEEDAEIYAAADGEDEEYSDEYDETYEDSEETAAGEPLEPFEELPEKEPI